In one window of Oryza sativa Japonica Group chromosome 9, ASM3414082v1 DNA:
- the LOC4347624 gene encoding protein DETOXIFICATION 49 gives MASRHSDEATQCHQQLLVMPAATASYPKLHDRPRLAGAAAGVLGEVASILCLAGPMVGAGILLYLRSLVSMVFLGRLGQLPLAGGSLALGFANITGYSVLSGLAGGMDPVCGQAFGAGRTDLLRAALRRTVVLLLAASVPISALWVAMHRVLVATGQDPDIAATAYAYILCSLPDLAVQCFLHPIRIYLRAQSVTLPLTYAAAAALLLHVPINVVLVDRLGLGIRGVALGAVCTNLNCLLFLAAYVCLSGMYGGRAKACASAAAPAAGEEDDDGGVREWWSLVRLSVHSCMSVCLEWWWYEIMVLLCGVLADPKAAVAAMGVLIQTTSLIYIFPHSLGCAVSTRVGHELGAGRPERARLVARVGVGLGAALGIVAFGFAVSVRAAWARMFTAEDAILRLAAAALPLLGAAELGNCPQTAGCGVLRGSARPERAARINVAAFYGVGMPVALALAFWPAGLDFRGMWGGMLAAQLVCAWLMLRAVLGTDWAEQAERARELTGGGDGYAAVAAVIVDDDKAKQHAEMDKPQQVDNTLLMAIDCV, from the coding sequence atggcgAGTCGCCACAGCGATGAGGCGACGCAATGCCACCAACAATTGCTTGTcatgccggcggcgacggcgagctatCCCAAGCTGCATGATCGCCCGAGgctggccggcgccgccgccggcgttctTGGCGAGGTGGCGTCCATCCTCTGCCTCGCCGGGCCGATGGTCGGCGCCGGGATCCTGCTGTACCTGCGCTCCCTGGTGTCCATGGTCTTCCTCGGCCGCCTCGGCCAgctcccgctcgccggcggctcGCTCGCGCTCGGCTTCGCCAACATCACCGGCTACTCCGTCCTctccggcctcgccggcgggaTGGACCCTGTTTGCGGCCAGGCGTTCGGCGCGGGGCGGACTGACCTGCTCCGCGCCGCGCTCCGGCGCACCGTCGTGCTGCTCCTGGCGGCGTCCGTGCCCATCAGCGCGCTCTGGGTGGCCATGCACCGCGTCCTCGTCGCCACCGGCCAGGACCCGGACATCGCCGCCACGGCGTACGCCTACATCCTCTGCTCCCTCCCCGACCTCGCCGTGCAGTGCTTCCTCCACCCCATCCGCATCTACCTCCGCGCGCAGTCCGTCACGCTCCCGCTcacctacgccgccgccgccgcgctgctgctCCACGTGCCCATCAacgtcgtcctcgtcgaccgCCTCGGCCTCGGCATCCGCGGCGTCGCGCTCGGCGCGGTCTGCACCAACCTCAACTGCCTCCTGTTCCTCGCGGCGTACGTGTGCCTCTCGGGAATGTACGGCGGCAGGGCGAAGGcgtgcgcctccgccgccgcgccggccgccggcgaggaggacgacgacggcggcgtcaggGAGTGGTGGAGCCTGGTGAGGCTGTCCGTGCACAGCTGCATGTCGGTCTGCTTGGAATGGTGGTGGTACGAGATCATGGTGCTCCTCTGCGGCGTGCTCGCCGACCccaaggcggcggtggcggccatggGGGTGCTGATACAGACCACCTCGCTGATATACATCTTCCCGCACTCGCTCGGCTGCGCCGTGTCCACCCGCGTCGGCCACGAGCTCGGCGCCGGGAGGCCGGAGCGGGCGCGCCTCGTGgcgcgcgtcggcgtcggcctcggcgCGGCGCTCGGGATCGTGGCGTTCGGGTTCGCGGTGTCCGTGagggcggcgtgggcgcggatGTTCACGGCGGAGGACGCCATCctgaggctggcggcggcggcgctgccgctgcTGGGCGCCGCCGAGCTGGGGAACTGCCCGCAGACGGCCGGGTGTGGCGTGCTGCGCGGCagcgcgcggccggagagggcggcgaggatCAACGTGGCGGCGTTCTACGGCGTCGGGATGCCGgtggcgctggcgctggcgtTCTGGCCCGCGGGGCTGGACTTCCGGGGGATGTGGGGCGGCATGCTCGCCGCGCAGCTCGTCTGCGCGTGGCTGATGCTGCGCGCCGTGCTGGGCACCGACTGGGCGGAGCAGGcggagcgcgcgcgcgagctcaccggcggcggcgacggctacgccgccgtggccgccgtcaTTGTCGACGACGACAAAGCCAAGCAGCATGCAGAAATGGACAAACCGCAACAGGTTGACAACACATTGCTCATGGCGATCGATTGTGTCTAG